In Arachis hypogaea cultivar Tifrunner chromosome 2, arahy.Tifrunner.gnm2.J5K5, whole genome shotgun sequence, a genomic segment contains:
- the LOC112742364 gene encoding phosphatidate phosphatase PAH1 isoform X1, whose protein sequence is MNVVGKVGSLITQGVYSVATPFHPFGGAVDVIVVQQQDGTFRSTPWYVRFGKFQGVLKGAEKIVRINVNGDEASFHMYLDNSGEAYFVKEVDDDKGIDSNADAIGSNNNSNGFLPNGHRLDHSISDSGVLKLKRENGVSGAIQRAESEGDRRFYEYQEDQSSLADSVDFSEYSNAYDSLEGENFVDSQGSHPEMVLVVDGHVLTAPISESEQNEENLQLKTPQFHLGPGEEADICEGNEELISGENSWAANYIGQLDATKADGTPRCDTNGDDSRCDTNGDDITSQLQPEVCQHDEQHISHAQEPSGLKEDDLKMQADSEMVGSAIVTQKVSKSCLGPLNLSQQGGNVTFQISPEGSNACFPADDRIKQKSFIQHQEELSTGSTSSNGHGSPNSVLQLPEVDNNASGEVEISSGPCSVAIGTEQNNGHDCMLSSNGGVDESQQAPALEDISDKSEVVEPDRDTSDKGDQSHSGLGFEISLCGHELKVGMGLEAAAEVFEAHRVSAEDFTCSAPSIIKNQNLIIKFKERYLTWEKAAPIVLGIAAYGLDLPVEPKDTINVEQDYSLKSKDDEPGSSSSGRRWRLWPIPFRKVKTLEHSTSNDSNEDVFLDSESTLVEPSGTQGISRKQFVRTNVPTNEQIASLDLKDGQNLVTFSFSTRVLGTQQVDAHIYLWKWNTRIVISDVDGTITKSDVLGQFMPLVGRDWTQSGVARLFSAIKENGYQLLFLSARAIVQAYLTRNFLLNIKQDGKTLPNGPVVISPDGLFPSLFREVIRRAPHEFKIACLEDIRRLFPPDYNPFYAGFGNRDTDELSYLKIGIPKGKIFIINPKGEVAISRISTKSYTSLHTLVNDMFPPTSLVEQEDYNSWNYWRMPLPDID, encoded by the exons ATGAATGTGGTAGGCAAAGTTGGAAGCTTGATAACACAAGGTGTGTACTCAGTTGCTACCCCTTTTCACCCTTTTGGTGGTGCTGTTGATGTGATTGTTGTTCAGCAGCAAGATGGGACCTTCCGGAGCACACCTTGGTATGTTCGGTTTGGTAAGTTTCAGGGTGTTCTCAAAGGCGCCGAAAAGATTGTTCGGATAAATGTTAATGGTGATGAAGCCAGCTTTCATATGTATCTTGATAATTCTGGGGAGGCTTATTTTGTGAAGGAGGTGGATGATGACAAAGGAATCGACTCAAATGCGGATGCTATAGGTTCTAATAATAATAGTAACGGTTTTTTGCCTAATGGCCATAGACTTGATCATAGCATCTCGGATTCTGGGGTGCTTAAGTTGAAAAGAGAAAATGGTGTCTCTGGAGCAATTCAAAGGGCCGAATCTGAAGGTGATCGGAGATTTTATGAATACCAAGAAGATCAATCATCTCTCGCTGATTCAGTTGACTTCTCAGAATATTCCAATGCGTATGATAGTCTAGAGGGAGAGAATTTTGTTGATTCACAGGGTTCCCATCCAGAGATGGTCTTGGTTGTTGATGGCCATGTATTGACGGCCCCTATCTCAGAGTCGGAGCAGAATGAGGAGAATCTGCAGTTAAAAACCCCTCAATTTCATCTTGGCCCGGGTGAAGAGGCTGACATATGTGAAGGCAATGAAGAGCTTATTTCTGGTGAAAATTCTTGGGCTGCTAATTATATTGGTCAGCTGGATGCTACAAAAGCTGATGGCACGCCAAGATGCGACACTAATGGTGATGATTCAAGATGCGACACTAATGGTGATGATATTACTTCTCAACTCCAGCCAGAAGTTTGTCAACATGATGAACAACATATTTCTCATGCCCAGGAGCCCTCGGGTTTAAAAGAAGATGATCTTAAAATGCAAGCTGATTCAGAAATGGTTGGATCTGCTATTGTGACACAGAAGGTTTCCAAAAGCTGTTTGGGGCCACTAAATTTATCTCAGCAAGGTGGAAATGTCACTTTTCAAATTTCACCAGAGGGATCTAATGCATGTTTTCCAGCTGATGATCGAATTAAACAAAAGAGCTTTATACAACATCAAGAAGAGTTATCTACTGGTTCTACTTCATCGAATGGCCATGGATCACCAAATTCAGTATTGCAGCTTCCAGAGGTTGACAATAATGCATCTGGAGAAGTTGAGATTAGTTCTGGCCCTTGTTCTGTTGCTATTGGTACTGAACAGAACAATGGACACGATTGCATGTTGAGCTCTAATGGTGGTGTAGATGAGAGTCAACAAGCCCCTGCACTTGAAGATATTAGTGATAAAAGTGAGGTAGTGGAACCCGATAGAGACACTTCAGATAAAGGGGACCAAAGTCATTCGGGTTTGG GATTTGAGATCTCACTTTGTGGTCATGAACTTAAGGTGGGTATGGGTTTGGAAGCTGCTGCGGAAGTGTTTGAAGCACATCGTGTTTCTGCAGAGGACTTTACATGCTCTGCGCCATCGATAATTAAGAATCAAAATCTTATTATCAAGTTTAAAGAGAGGTACTTGACATGGGAAAAGGCTGCTCCTATTGTTCTTGGAATTGCTGCCTATGGTTTAGATTTACCTGTTGAGCCAAAAGATACAATTAATGTGGAACAAGATTACTCGCTGAAGTCTAAAGATGATGAGCCTGGGTCATCGTCATCTGGACGAAGATGGAGACTCTGGCCAATACCTTTTAGAAAGGTCAAGACTCTTGAGCACTCTACTAGCAATGACTCGAATGAAGACGTGTTTTTGGATTCCGAGTCCACACTTGTAGAGCCTTCTGGTACCCAGGGAATTTCTCGTAAGCAATTTGTAAGGACAAATGTTCCGACTAATGAGCAGATAGCATCCTTGGATCTTAAAGATGGTCAAAATTTGGTAACCTTCAGTTTCTCTACAAGGGTTCTCGGAACACAACAG GTTGATGCTCACATATATTTGTGGAAGTGGAACACAAGAATTGTGATTTCAGATGTTGATGGAACTATTACCAA gtCTGATGTTTTGGGGCAATTCATGCCCTTAGTTGGCAGAGATTGGACACAATCTGGAGTAGCAAGGCTTTTCTCTGCCATTAAG GAAAATGGATACCAGCTACTATTTCTGAGTGCCCGTGCGATTGTACAAGCATATCTAACCCGGAACTTCTTGCTTAACATAAAGCAG GATGGGAAAACCCTACCAAATGGACCTGTTGTTATTTCACCAGATGGTTTATTTCCATCACTTTTCCGAGAAG TGATAAGAAGAGCACCACATGAATTCAAGATAGCTTGTTTGGAG GACATCAGAAGACTTTTCCCTCCGGACTATAATCCATTCTATGCCGGGTTTGGTAATCGAGACACTGATGAACTTAGTTACCTAAAGATTGGAATTCCCAAAGGCAAGATATTCATTATTAACCCCAAG GGTGAGGTGGCGATTAGTCGTATCAGTACAAAATCGTATACATCGTTACACACACTTGTGAATGACATGTTTCCCCCTACTTCGCTTGTTGAACAG GAGGACTACAACTCATGGAACTATTGGAGAATGCCATTACCAGATATTGATTAG
- the LOC112742364 gene encoding phosphatidate phosphatase PAH1 isoform X2 gives MNVVGKVGSLITQGVYSVATPFHPFGGAVDVIVVQQQDGTFRSTPWYVRFGKFQGVLKGAEKIVRINVNGDEASFHMYLDNSGEAYFVKEVDDDKGIDSNADAIGSNNNSNGFLPNGHRLDHSISDSGVLKLKRENGVSGAIQRAESEGDRRFYEYQEDQSSLADSVDFSEYSNAYDSLEGENFVDSQGSHPEMVLVVDGHVLTAPISESEQNEENLQLKTPQFHLGPGEEADICEGNEELISGENSWAANYIGQLDATKADGTPRCDTNGDDSRCDTNGDDITSQLQPEVCQHDEQHISHAQEPSGLKEDDLKMQADSEMVGSAIVTQKVSKSCLGPLNLSQQGGNVTFQISPEGSNACFPADDRIKQKSFIQHQEELSTGSTSSNGHGSPNSVLQLPEVDNNASGEVEISSGPCSVAIGTEQNNGHDCMLSSNGGVDESQQAPALEDISDKSEVVEPDRDTSDKGDQSHSGLGFEISLCGHELKVGMGLEAAAEVFEAHRVSAEDFTCSAPSIIKNQNLIIKFKERYLTWEKAAPIVLGIAAYGLDLPVEPKDTINVEQDYSLKSKDDEPGSSSSGRRWRLWPIPFRKVKTLEHSTSNDSNEDVFLDSESTLVEPSGTQGISRKQFVRTNVPTNEQIASLDLKDGQNLVTFSFSTRVLGTQQVDAHIYLWKWNTRIVISDVDGTITKSDVLGQFMPLVGRDWTQSGVARLFSAIKDFAYMSFH, from the exons ATGAATGTGGTAGGCAAAGTTGGAAGCTTGATAACACAAGGTGTGTACTCAGTTGCTACCCCTTTTCACCCTTTTGGTGGTGCTGTTGATGTGATTGTTGTTCAGCAGCAAGATGGGACCTTCCGGAGCACACCTTGGTATGTTCGGTTTGGTAAGTTTCAGGGTGTTCTCAAAGGCGCCGAAAAGATTGTTCGGATAAATGTTAATGGTGATGAAGCCAGCTTTCATATGTATCTTGATAATTCTGGGGAGGCTTATTTTGTGAAGGAGGTGGATGATGACAAAGGAATCGACTCAAATGCGGATGCTATAGGTTCTAATAATAATAGTAACGGTTTTTTGCCTAATGGCCATAGACTTGATCATAGCATCTCGGATTCTGGGGTGCTTAAGTTGAAAAGAGAAAATGGTGTCTCTGGAGCAATTCAAAGGGCCGAATCTGAAGGTGATCGGAGATTTTATGAATACCAAGAAGATCAATCATCTCTCGCTGATTCAGTTGACTTCTCAGAATATTCCAATGCGTATGATAGTCTAGAGGGAGAGAATTTTGTTGATTCACAGGGTTCCCATCCAGAGATGGTCTTGGTTGTTGATGGCCATGTATTGACGGCCCCTATCTCAGAGTCGGAGCAGAATGAGGAGAATCTGCAGTTAAAAACCCCTCAATTTCATCTTGGCCCGGGTGAAGAGGCTGACATATGTGAAGGCAATGAAGAGCTTATTTCTGGTGAAAATTCTTGGGCTGCTAATTATATTGGTCAGCTGGATGCTACAAAAGCTGATGGCACGCCAAGATGCGACACTAATGGTGATGATTCAAGATGCGACACTAATGGTGATGATATTACTTCTCAACTCCAGCCAGAAGTTTGTCAACATGATGAACAACATATTTCTCATGCCCAGGAGCCCTCGGGTTTAAAAGAAGATGATCTTAAAATGCAAGCTGATTCAGAAATGGTTGGATCTGCTATTGTGACACAGAAGGTTTCCAAAAGCTGTTTGGGGCCACTAAATTTATCTCAGCAAGGTGGAAATGTCACTTTTCAAATTTCACCAGAGGGATCTAATGCATGTTTTCCAGCTGATGATCGAATTAAACAAAAGAGCTTTATACAACATCAAGAAGAGTTATCTACTGGTTCTACTTCATCGAATGGCCATGGATCACCAAATTCAGTATTGCAGCTTCCAGAGGTTGACAATAATGCATCTGGAGAAGTTGAGATTAGTTCTGGCCCTTGTTCTGTTGCTATTGGTACTGAACAGAACAATGGACACGATTGCATGTTGAGCTCTAATGGTGGTGTAGATGAGAGTCAACAAGCCCCTGCACTTGAAGATATTAGTGATAAAAGTGAGGTAGTGGAACCCGATAGAGACACTTCAGATAAAGGGGACCAAAGTCATTCGGGTTTGG GATTTGAGATCTCACTTTGTGGTCATGAACTTAAGGTGGGTATGGGTTTGGAAGCTGCTGCGGAAGTGTTTGAAGCACATCGTGTTTCTGCAGAGGACTTTACATGCTCTGCGCCATCGATAATTAAGAATCAAAATCTTATTATCAAGTTTAAAGAGAGGTACTTGACATGGGAAAAGGCTGCTCCTATTGTTCTTGGAATTGCTGCCTATGGTTTAGATTTACCTGTTGAGCCAAAAGATACAATTAATGTGGAACAAGATTACTCGCTGAAGTCTAAAGATGATGAGCCTGGGTCATCGTCATCTGGACGAAGATGGAGACTCTGGCCAATACCTTTTAGAAAGGTCAAGACTCTTGAGCACTCTACTAGCAATGACTCGAATGAAGACGTGTTTTTGGATTCCGAGTCCACACTTGTAGAGCCTTCTGGTACCCAGGGAATTTCTCGTAAGCAATTTGTAAGGACAAATGTTCCGACTAATGAGCAGATAGCATCCTTGGATCTTAAAGATGGTCAAAATTTGGTAACCTTCAGTTTCTCTACAAGGGTTCTCGGAACACAACAG GTTGATGCTCACATATATTTGTGGAAGTGGAACACAAGAATTGTGATTTCAGATGTTGATGGAACTATTACCAA gtCTGATGTTTTGGGGCAATTCATGCCCTTAGTTGGCAGAGATTGGACACAATCTGGAGTAGCAAGGCTTTTCTCTGCCATTAAG GATTTTGCTTATATGTCATTTCATTAG